The following nucleotide sequence is from Gordonia jinghuaiqii.
CCGATCCAGATCAGCCCGGCGTCGATGACGGCCTGGGCGAAGTCGCCGTTCTCCGACAGGAAGCCGTAACCGGGATGGATCGCGTCGGCGCCGGACTTCTTGGCCGCGTCGAGGATCTTGTCGAACACCAGGTAGGACTCCGCCGAGGTCTGACCACCCAGCGCGAACGCCTCGTCCGCGAGCTTGACGAACAGCGCGTTCGCGTCGGGCTCGGCATAGACGGCGACGCTCTCGATGCCTGCATCCCGAGCGGCGCGGATCACGCGGACAGCGATCTCGCCGCGGTTGGCGATGAGGACCTTGCTGATTGCGGACGGAGTGTTCGCAGAGGTACTGGGCACTTGTTCTCCTGGGCCTTACTCGTACTCAGGTGTCACGGCGCTGGGAATGGCGCGCGGCACGGTTGTCGGACAACGGTCAAGTCTGGGGGTCCACCCTCCTCGACCGGGAAGCGGCCGGTTCGGGCGATGCACGACACCGACAGGTGCCGGCGTCGCGACCTTCCGGGCAATACCCTAGCCCACCGAGCAATCGTTCGGTGGCGCCGTGGGTCACATCGCCGAAGAGAATGTGCTCGCATCACCGAGCTGCCGGACGAGTTCGGCGAAACCGTGCAGGTAGGCGTGCACGGGGCCGACGTCGGGATCGATGTCCCAGCCTGCCTCGGCATGGATTCGGTCCTCACCGAATGTGACGCTTCCCTCATGTTGATCACGGGTGGGCGGCCTGTTCGGGACGTCGGTCGCCGAACTGGCGACCCCCAGATCGCGGAGCGGCGACTCGCGGGGGAACCTGGCCGAATACCGCAACCCGGAGGGCGTCCGGTTGATCCAGATGTAGACCTCGTGCGGAGAGTAGCTGTGGCTGCGGATCACCTTCGCGCGTCCGGCATCTGCCGCACCGGCGCCCGGTGCGTACCGCGTGTCGATGAACGAGATGACGAACCGGGGCTCCGCGAGGTGGCCGATCAGTTCGGCCACCCGCAGGAACGGCAACGCCGATCCCTGCCTGCCACGCTTGAGCATACGCGTCGACCTCGCCACGGCCTGATCGAAGGTCGGGGAGTCGGACATGTCGAGCCAGAACGGCGCGACGCCCACGAACCAGCCGAGCGAGGTCAACCAGCGGGCATCGTTGCGCGTGTGCCGTGGCAGGACACAGCGGAAGACCTGATCGCCGGTCATCTCGTGGTGGACGACGGCGAAGGCGGCGAGCACACCCGCTGTCAGCGTGCCGCCGGCCTCGGAACAGACCGCGGTGAACCGATTGGCGGTCTCGTCGTCGGCGATGACACCCCACAGCGACTCCTGCGGGATCGTCGTCTCCTCCATGTCGGCCCGCTCGGCGTCGGTGCGGGTGTCGGTCACCGGTGCCGAGCCCGGAGCCGTGGGGGAGAGCAGTCGGGGCATGTCACCGTCGCCCGCCTCCAGGAACTCCGACCACAGGGCCACCGCGGGATGGTCGGCGCCGGTCTGGTCGGCCAGGCGTCGTTCCTCGGCGCTGAAGTCCACATAGCTGCCCACCTCCGGCAGGTTGGCGTGGCGGTGCTCGCGCGCGGCGCGGTACATCGACACCAGCTCCTGCTGGGCCATGATCAACGAATAGCCGTCGACGAGTGAGTGATCGGCGGCGAAGAGCAGGGTGAAGGACCGCTCGCGGCCCACGGTCGCGAACAGGTACGCCGGCCAGTGCAGCGGCGCGGTGGCACGGTCGAAGGACCCCGCCAGCTGTTCGACGAGAGGCCCGGATTCGGGATACCAGCCGATGCGGCCCATCTTGAGCTTCACGGTGCCGGGTTCGGTGGTGAGTCGCTGCAGACCGGTGCCCTTGATGACCACATGACTGCGCAGGACCTCGTGCCGGTCGATCCACTGCGTCAGAACCGACCTGATGGCCGGGATCGACAACGGTTCGTCGAACTCGATGCTCAGACCCAACCAGGCCTCGCGACCGCCCTCACGCTGGGTGCGGACGCGGTAGTCGAAGGCGGCACGCAGGTGCTGTTCGTGATTGTGCGAGGTGAGCCGGGAATCGTACTCCCAGGTGCCCAGGCCGCCTGGCACATACGGTGTCCACTCGACGAGACCGCCGGGTGCGATCGGTTCGTCGCGGATCTGGATGAACTTCATGCCCCCGCTGTGTCTGTTCCGGTTCCGGCGTCGGCGGCCTGCGCGCGCACCTGCGCCTTGATCCGGGCGAGCATGCCCGCCATGCCCCGCAGCCGTAGCGGGCTGACCGCACCGCCGAGGCCGAGGTCGTAGTAGAAGTCCGACGGCACGTCGAGGATCTCCTGCGCCGACGCGGTGTCGAGACCCTGATGCAGGATCGCGGCGAACCCGCGCGTGGTGGGTGCTTCCCGGGGTGCGCTGAAATACAGGCGCACCGACGACGCGTCGGTGGCATCGACGGACAGGAACACCGGGGACTGGCACTCCGGTACCGGTTCCATCGCGTCCTGCTCGAGATACTCGGGCAGACCGGGCAGTTCACCCGCGAACTCGAGCAGCAGCGTGATCTTGTCCGAATCGCCGAGTGCGCCGAAATCGTCGACGATCTCGGCCAGGGCCGGTGGCAGAGTCATCGGCGGCGGGAGCTCACTTGGAGCCGGGCGCGGCGCCCGGCTCGTCACCGACTGCGATGGGTACGCGCACCGCGTTGCCCCACTCGGTCCACGAGCCGTCGTAATTGCGGACGGCGGTGTGGCCCAACAGGTAGGTCAGCACGAACCAGGTGTGGCTCGAGCGTTCGCCGATGCGGCAGTAGGCGATCGTCGGGGTCTCGGGGTCGAGGCCGGCGTAGATCTCGTCGAGTTCGGCGCGCGAACGGAACCGTCCGTCCGGCGCGGCCGACT
It contains:
- a CDS encoding SufE family protein, which produces MTLPPALAEIVDDFGALGDSDKITLLLEFAGELPGLPEYLEQDAMEPVPECQSPVFLSVDATDASSVRLYFSAPREAPTTRGFAAILHQGLDTASAQEILDVPSDFYYDLGLGGAVSPLRLRGMAGMLARIKAQVRAQAADAGTGTDTAGA
- a CDS encoding condensation domain-containing protein, which gives rise to MKFIQIRDEPIAPGGLVEWTPYVPGGLGTWEYDSRLTSHNHEQHLRAAFDYRVRTQREGGREAWLGLSIEFDEPLSIPAIRSVLTQWIDRHEVLRSHVVIKGTGLQRLTTEPGTVKLKMGRIGWYPESGPLVEQLAGSFDRATAPLHWPAYLFATVGRERSFTLLFAADHSLVDGYSLIMAQQELVSMYRAAREHRHANLPEVGSYVDFSAEERRLADQTGADHPAVALWSEFLEAGDGDMPRLLSPTAPGSAPVTDTRTDAERADMEETTIPQESLWGVIADDETANRFTAVCSEAGGTLTAGVLAAFAVVHHEMTGDQVFRCVLPRHTRNDARWLTSLGWFVGVAPFWLDMSDSPTFDQAVARSTRMLKRGRQGSALPFLRVAELIGHLAEPRFVISFIDTRYAPGAGAADAGRAKVIRSHSYSPHEVYIWINRTPSGLRYSARFPRESPLRDLGVASSATDVPNRPPTRDQHEGSVTFGEDRIHAEAGWDIDPDVGPVHAYLHGFAELVRQLGDASTFSSAM